The genomic stretch AAAAAATAGTGGTAACTTCGCAGTAACTTACATTAGTAACCTGAAAGTAACGTATGGAATCTTTGATTCTCTAAAGTTTTTAAAAAAATAAAAATTTCCTTATGAAAAAGAGTGAATTAATGGAATACAGCTGTCCTCTTGGTAAAGCAATGTCTGCATTGGGAAGCAAATGGAAACCAATCATCGTATTGGTTATCAAAGACCGAAAATTACGTTTTGGAGAACTTGCTGTGCGCATTAATGTAATTTCAAGAAAAGTTCTGACCGATCAGCTTAGAGAAATGCAAACTGACGGATTGATCATTCGTGAAGAGTTTAAAGAACTTCCGCCAAGAGTAGAATATTCGTTGACAGAAAAAGGTTTGGCGCTTTTGCCGATTTTATATCAATTGGAAGAATGGGAAACAAAATATCATGTTTATGATCCTGAAAAAGCTGAAGATTGTAAGTTTATATTAGAAAATAAAAAAGTAAAACAAACTAGCGTTTGAAGTTCTTTCATTCAATATAACATATTCTCGGCTTATTTACTGTAAATTATTATTTACAATAATTATCAATATAAGTTTTCGCTTTAAAACCTAATTTTTCTGCACTGTGAAAGTCTTCACAAGCCCCTTTTTTATCTTCGAGTTGAGATTTAAATGTTCCTCTATAAATATAAGCCATTCCATTTTTAGGGTTCAATTTTAAGGATTTTGATAAGCTGTTAATGGCATTTTCCAAATCACCACTATTACCTTGCAAAGTGCCTTTTACAAAATAA from Chryseobacterium indoltheticum encodes the following:
- a CDS encoding winged helix-turn-helix transcriptional regulator gives rise to the protein MKKSELMEYSCPLGKAMSALGSKWKPIIVLVIKDRKLRFGELAVRINVISRKVLTDQLREMQTDGLIIREEFKELPPRVEYSLTEKGLALLPILYQLEEWETKYHVYDPEKAEDCKFILENKKVKQTSV